Proteins co-encoded in one Paraburkholderia edwinii genomic window:
- a CDS encoding TetR/AcrR family transcriptional regulator: MVLSPKFTSPKLAAKILGARSEQRVIDILNTAQVVFGEQGFDRGTTAEIARRLNISEATIFTYFGSKRELCQELLYTWYTMITAQMEEDFPRTEGLRNKIDYVVTRHLNYLMQDTKGFCALILSEGRTVHGEFAEDLADLKRRYLASFMVALREAQAAGEIDPEIRLSIVRDMLFGMMEHILWRNIEANRTPDIAATASEVTRLIMKAIAPNGDELRRLRQFREDVAASLKRIDR, encoded by the coding sequence GTGGTTCTATCGCCTAAATTCACCAGCCCAAAACTGGCTGCGAAGATTCTTGGCGCACGTTCGGAACAACGCGTAATCGATATTCTGAATACGGCTCAAGTTGTATTCGGGGAACAGGGCTTCGACCGCGGCACGACCGCGGAAATCGCGCGCCGGCTCAACATTTCCGAGGCGACGATCTTCACGTATTTCGGCAGCAAGCGTGAGCTTTGCCAGGAATTGCTCTACACCTGGTACACGATGATCACCGCGCAAATGGAAGAGGACTTTCCTCGCACGGAAGGCTTGCGCAACAAGATCGACTACGTCGTGACGCGGCACCTCAATTACCTGATGCAAGATACGAAAGGTTTTTGCGCGCTCATCCTTAGCGAAGGGCGCACGGTGCATGGCGAGTTCGCCGAAGATCTGGCCGATCTCAAACGCCGCTATCTGGCGAGCTTCATGGTCGCGTTGCGGGAAGCGCAAGCGGCCGGCGAGATCGACCCGGAGATCCGCCTGTCGATCGTGCGCGACATGCTGTTCGGCATGATGGAACACATCCTGTGGCGCAATATCGAAGCCAATCGCACACCGGACATCGCCGCTACCGCGTCGGAAGTCACCCGGCTCATCATGAAGGCAATCGCGCCGAATGGCGACGAATTACGCCGCCTGCGTCAGTTCCGCGAGGACGTCGCCGCGTCGCTCAAACGTATCGATCGATAA
- a CDS encoding YybH family protein, producing the protein MTEDERAIRDLVDTWLAATRAGDFATVSSLIAEDAVFMVPGEKPFGKTAFMAGSESFKPAHFEAKSDIEELQISGDWAFIRNYLDVTMTPAANAQSVRRTGYTLTVLRKEPNGKWVLARDANLMVMKS; encoded by the coding sequence ATGACCGAAGATGAACGCGCGATTCGCGATCTCGTGGATACGTGGCTTGCCGCGACGCGGGCGGGCGATTTCGCCACGGTGTCGAGCCTGATCGCCGAAGACGCCGTTTTTATGGTGCCGGGCGAAAAGCCATTCGGCAAAACGGCTTTTATGGCCGGCTCCGAAAGTTTCAAGCCGGCGCATTTCGAAGCGAAGAGCGATATCGAGGAATTACAGATATCTGGTGACTGGGCCTTCATACGCAATTACCTTGACGTGACGATGACACCAGCTGCCAATGCGCAATCCGTGCGTCGCACAGGCTATACCTTGACCGTTTTACGCAAGGAACCCAACGGCAAATGGGTACTCGCAAGAGACGCGAATCTCATGGTCATGAAATCGTAA
- a CDS encoding TetR/AcrR family transcriptional regulator: protein MSNSSSERRRPKQARASFALDSILEAAARTLEVHGKSGLTTQRVADAAGFSIGALYQYFPNKEGLVEALARRELDRLTELMSNALADAAPSGTGINARRMIRAMAAFIGDRPRLYGILRAEWSGAAPNSPIGEGLQRYFRLISDALHNENPDLGKRIAADEARFVLFRAISGVLLATALERPGYLGTRRFEDEMVRLILGFISHDLPLAVATTDSGSSDNADAQGA, encoded by the coding sequence TTGTCCAACTCGTCTTCGGAACGACGTCGGCCGAAGCAGGCCCGCGCGTCATTCGCACTCGACAGCATTCTCGAAGCCGCCGCGCGCACTCTCGAAGTACATGGCAAATCAGGACTGACCACTCAGCGCGTAGCCGACGCCGCGGGCTTCAGCATCGGCGCGCTCTACCAGTATTTCCCGAACAAGGAAGGCCTCGTCGAGGCTCTCGCGCGGCGCGAACTGGACCGTCTCACCGAACTGATGAGCAACGCGCTTGCCGATGCGGCGCCGTCCGGCACCGGCATCAATGCGCGCCGCATGATACGCGCCATGGCCGCGTTCATCGGCGACAGGCCGCGTCTCTACGGTATCCTGCGCGCCGAGTGGAGCGGGGCGGCACCCAACTCGCCGATCGGCGAGGGCCTGCAGCGCTACTTCCGGCTCATCTCGGATGCCTTGCATAACGAGAATCCCGACCTCGGCAAGCGCATTGCCGCCGACGAAGCGCGCTTCGTGCTGTTCCGTGCGATCTCGGGCGTGTTGCTCGCAACGGCGCTCGAGCGGCCCGGCTACCTTGGTACTCGCAGGTTCGAGGACGAAATGGTGCGCCTCATTCTCGGTTTCATCAGCCATGATCTGCCACTAGCCGTGGCAACGACAGATAGCGGATCGTCCGATAACGCCGATGCGCAGGGCGCATAA